In the Sphaerodactylus townsendi isolate TG3544 linkage group LG10, MPM_Stown_v2.3, whole genome shotgun sequence genome, one interval contains:
- the ELMOD2 gene encoding ELMO domain-containing protein 2 isoform X1 codes for MGRLTFPSPRVTSADVEKWTRRVRRRKEKDGKKMIIHLWSYLYRHVLRFWVKWILRQLTGKCELQRICDGSKKSAERTLKIEHSLESSKSKVLQSAVNASEDEVKKYVELIMEEKKIDIQKDTGFALKFQMCLVQITGYKKLYLDVEDLRKHPYNSNNTEHEKQLIELWNLLMPHEKLKARITKQWCDIGFQGDDPKTDFRGMGMLGLVNLLYFSKHYTHEARQILAHSNHPKLGYSYAIVGINLTEMAYSLLKNGDLKTQFYNLVPSVAQMNHFHRFYCYLAYEFDKFWFEEKPESIMYFNQFREKFHDIIKSRLQDYDAVLAL; via the exons ATGGGGAGGCTGACCTTCCCCTCACCTCGCGTCACCTCTGCTGACGTGGAAAAATGGACCCGAAGGGTGAGGcgaaggaaggagaaagatggAAAG AAAATGATTATACACTTATGGAGCTATTTGTACAGACATGTCCTTCGGTTTTGGGTAAAATGGATCTTGAGACAGCTTACTGGAAAATGTGAACTGCAGCGTATCTGTGATGGTTCAAAGAAAAGTGCTGAAAGGACACTCAAAATAG aGCATTCACTGGAATCATCAAAGAGTAAG GTGTTACAAAGTGCTGTGAATGCTTCTGAAGATGAAGTGAAAAAATATGTAGAGCTCATCATGGAAGAAAAGAAGATTGATATACAAAAGGATACAGG GTTTGCCTTGAAGTTCCAGATGTGTTTGGTGCAAATAACTGGTTATAAGAAGCTTTATTTAGATGTGGAAGATCTGAGAAAACATCCATATAACTCTAATAATACAGAGCATGAGAAACAATTAATTGAG CTTTGGAATTTGTTGATGCCTCATGAAAAACTGAAGGCTAGAATCACGAAGCAGTGGTGTGACATTGGTTTCCAAGGTGATGATCCTAAAACAGACTTCAGAGGAATGGGCATGCTGGGATTAGTTAATCTTCT ATATTTCAGTAAACATTATACTCATGAAGCGCGTCAAATACTTGCGCATTCAAATCATCCAAAACTGGG ATATTCCTATGCAATAGTTGGGATCAACTTGACAGAGATGGCTTACAGTTTATTAAAGAATGGTGATTTAAAAACTCAGTTCTACAACCTGGTTCCTTCTGTAGCACAAATGAATCACTTCCATCGGTTCTACT GTTATTTGGCATATGAGTTTGACAAATTTTGGTTTGAAGAAAAACCAGAAAGTATTATGTACTTCAATCAGTTCAGAGAAAAATTTCATGACATAATCAAAAGTCGCCTTCAGGATTATGACGCAGTTCTTGCCTTATAG
- the ELMOD2 gene encoding ELMO domain-containing protein 2 isoform X2, with amino-acid sequence MIIHLWSYLYRHVLRFWVKWILRQLTGKCELQRICDGSKKSAERTLKIEHSLESSKSKVLQSAVNASEDEVKKYVELIMEEKKIDIQKDTGFALKFQMCLVQITGYKKLYLDVEDLRKHPYNSNNTEHEKQLIELWNLLMPHEKLKARITKQWCDIGFQGDDPKTDFRGMGMLGLVNLLYFSKHYTHEARQILAHSNHPKLGYSYAIVGINLTEMAYSLLKNGDLKTQFYNLVPSVAQMNHFHRFYCYLAYEFDKFWFEEKPESIMYFNQFREKFHDIIKSRLQDYDAVLAL; translated from the exons ATGATTATACACTTATGGAGCTATTTGTACAGACATGTCCTTCGGTTTTGGGTAAAATGGATCTTGAGACAGCTTACTGGAAAATGTGAACTGCAGCGTATCTGTGATGGTTCAAAGAAAAGTGCTGAAAGGACACTCAAAATAG aGCATTCACTGGAATCATCAAAGAGTAAG GTGTTACAAAGTGCTGTGAATGCTTCTGAAGATGAAGTGAAAAAATATGTAGAGCTCATCATGGAAGAAAAGAAGATTGATATACAAAAGGATACAGG GTTTGCCTTGAAGTTCCAGATGTGTTTGGTGCAAATAACTGGTTATAAGAAGCTTTATTTAGATGTGGAAGATCTGAGAAAACATCCATATAACTCTAATAATACAGAGCATGAGAAACAATTAATTGAG CTTTGGAATTTGTTGATGCCTCATGAAAAACTGAAGGCTAGAATCACGAAGCAGTGGTGTGACATTGGTTTCCAAGGTGATGATCCTAAAACAGACTTCAGAGGAATGGGCATGCTGGGATTAGTTAATCTTCT ATATTTCAGTAAACATTATACTCATGAAGCGCGTCAAATACTTGCGCATTCAAATCATCCAAAACTGGG ATATTCCTATGCAATAGTTGGGATCAACTTGACAGAGATGGCTTACAGTTTATTAAAGAATGGTGATTTAAAAACTCAGTTCTACAACCTGGTTCCTTCTGTAGCACAAATGAATCACTTCCATCGGTTCTACT GTTATTTGGCATATGAGTTTGACAAATTTTGGTTTGAAGAAAAACCAGAAAGTATTATGTACTTCAATCAGTTCAGAGAAAAATTTCATGACATAATCAAAAGTCGCCTTCAGGATTATGACGCAGTTCTTGCCTTATAG